A stretch of Cyanobacterium sp. HL-69 DNA encodes these proteins:
- the sppA-2 gene encoding signal peptide peptidase SppA, 67K type — MKKFLQQTFASFIGSLAGLFFFFALSAGGLFFFFMAVLMNSNTPQVDNQSVLVFNLNSQITDSTGDRPLTVVLGEESPDILSLRQITTAISRAAEDERITALFLDGSRGNINTGYGSLTEIRTALEKFKNSGKKIISYNVSLGEKDYFLTSLADEIYLNPLGTVEMNGLSSAQLFFADALEKYGIGVQVIRVGQYKSAVEPFTRNDFSPESQLQTEELLTNLWDIYTDKITESPVLTPSSINNIADNIGLLKAEEAQELELVDTLGYPDEVKDNLKIISNNENSDSVPTIDIGEYVAITNRKNTQNVKETIAILHIDGNIVDGMGRVGEVGGDRMAQEIEKIREDDNIKGVVVRINSPGGSAIASERIARELELTAQEKSIVISMGDVAASGGYWIATAGEKIFANESTITGSIGVFGLLFNLEDIADNIGINADVIKTNELADISNTFKTKTEQEINIYQSNVDQIYTLFLEKVAQSRSLSTSEVDEIAQGRVWLGSIAQEIGLVDEIGGLDSAIEYLNTVLELNEQYKIQEFPQRRNWESELLTALGGANFKASNLDKVALTNTIWNLNSELELVDIINKPNRIYTILPFKMNIK; from the coding sequence ATGAAAAAATTTTTACAACAAACTTTCGCTAGTTTTATCGGTAGTTTAGCTGGTTTATTCTTCTTTTTTGCCCTCAGTGCAGGGGGTTTATTTTTCTTTTTCATGGCTGTGTTGATGAATAGTAACACCCCCCAAGTAGATAATCAGTCAGTGTTGGTTTTTAACCTTAATAGTCAAATTACTGATAGTACGGGCGATCGCCCTTTAACGGTGGTTTTAGGAGAAGAAAGCCCCGATATTCTCTCCCTAAGACAAATCACCACGGCTATTAGTCGAGCGGCGGAGGATGAACGCATTACGGCTTTATTTTTGGATGGAAGTCGAGGTAACATTAACACAGGATATGGTAGTTTAACGGAGATTAGAACTGCTTTAGAAAAGTTTAAAAATAGTGGTAAAAAAATCATTTCTTATAATGTTTCGTTAGGTGAAAAAGATTATTTCTTAACATCCCTTGCCGATGAAATTTATCTTAATCCTTTGGGTACGGTGGAAATGAATGGTTTAAGTTCTGCCCAATTATTTTTCGCAGATGCTCTGGAAAAATATGGTATCGGAGTACAGGTAATTCGGGTAGGTCAATATAAATCAGCGGTAGAGCCTTTTACTAGAAATGATTTTAGTCCAGAAAGTCAGTTACAGACGGAAGAGTTATTAACTAATTTATGGGATATATACACTGATAAAATAACTGAATCTCCAGTTTTAACTCCTAGTAGTATTAATAATATTGCTGATAATATAGGTTTATTAAAAGCAGAGGAAGCTCAAGAATTAGAGTTGGTTGATACCCTGGGTTACCCTGATGAAGTAAAAGATAATTTAAAGATTATTTCTAATAATGAAAACAGTGATTCTGTTCCTACTATTGATATTGGAGAATATGTGGCAATTACCAATAGAAAAAATACTCAAAATGTAAAAGAGACTATCGCTATTCTTCACATTGATGGCAACATCGTTGATGGTATGGGCAGAGTCGGGGAAGTAGGAGGCGATCGCATGGCACAAGAAATAGAAAAAATTAGAGAAGATGATAATATAAAAGGGGTAGTAGTAAGGATTAATAGCCCGGGAGGAAGTGCGATCGCATCTGAACGCATTGCCAGAGAATTGGAACTCACCGCCCAAGAGAAATCCATCGTTATCTCCATGGGGGATGTGGCAGCCTCTGGGGGTTATTGGATAGCCACCGCAGGGGAAAAGATATTTGCCAACGAAAGCACCATCACAGGCTCTATAGGGGTTTTTGGTTTACTGTTTAACCTCGAAGACATTGCCGACAATATTGGTATCAATGCCGATGTCATCAAAACCAACGAACTCGCCGATATTAGCAACACTTTTAAGACCAAAACAGAGCAAGAGATTAACATATATCAAAGTAACGTTGACCAGATTTATACTCTCTTCCTCGAAAAAGTAGCCCAATCCAGAAGTTTATCTACCTCCGAAGTAGATGAGATTGCCCAAGGTAGAGTTTGGTTAGGCAGTATTGCCCAAGAAATTGGTTTGGTGGACGAAATTGGTGGGTTAGACAGTGCGATCGAGTATCTTAACACCGTTTTAGAACTTAATGAACAATATAAAATCCAAGAATTTCCTCAAAGACGAAATTGGGAAAGTGAATTATTAACGGCATTAGGAGGAGCAAACTTCAAAGCAAGTAATCTTGATAAGGTAGCCCTTACGAATACAATTTGGAACTTAAATTCAGAATTAGAGTTAGTTGATATTATTAATAAACCTAACCGTATTTACACAATTCTACCCTTTAAAATGAACATAAAATAA
- a CDS encoding Putative metal chaperone, involved in Zn homeostasis, GTPase of COG0523 family, with the protein MDNLMLPKRGMPVTIITGFLGSGKTTLLNHILSNNHNLKVAVLVNEFGDIDIDSQLLVSVEENMLSLSNGCICCTINDDLLDTVYQVLESEQKVDYLIVETTGVADPLPIILTFLSPELRDLVRLDSVLTLIDAENFTPSYFESDAALQQIIYGDIILLNKIDLVTEEKVKELETSISTIKQGASILCCENAKIPLPLILDIQRSNVNNYPQNELESSHDHHHEHDHHHDHSHHLEIDGFVSVSFECDRPFNVDKFQNFITDNIMAKVYRAKGILWFAESELKHIFQLSGKRYDLNTEEWQTPQKNQLVMIGKDISADNLRAKLQECIVN; encoded by the coding sequence ATGGACAATTTAATGTTACCTAAAAGAGGAATGCCCGTCACTATTATTACGGGGTTTTTGGGGAGTGGAAAAACAACTCTTTTAAATCATATTTTGAGCAATAACCATAACTTAAAGGTTGCGGTTTTAGTTAATGAGTTTGGGGATATTGATATTGACAGTCAATTGTTGGTATCGGTAGAAGAAAATATGCTTAGTTTAAGTAATGGATGTATTTGTTGCACTATTAATGATGATTTATTGGATACTGTTTATCAAGTATTAGAAAGTGAGCAAAAAGTTGATTATTTAATTGTGGAAACAACGGGAGTTGCTGATCCTTTACCTATTATTTTAACTTTTTTAAGTCCTGAATTAAGGGATTTAGTTCGTCTTGATTCTGTGCTAACTTTAATCGATGCGGAGAATTTTACTCCATCATATTTTGAGAGTGATGCAGCACTTCAACAAATTATTTATGGTGATATTATATTACTAAATAAAATTGATTTAGTTACAGAAGAAAAGGTCAAGGAATTAGAAACCAGTATTTCTACTATTAAGCAAGGGGCTAGTATTTTATGTTGTGAAAATGCAAAGATACCTTTACCTCTTATATTAGATATACAGCGAAGTAATGTTAATAATTATCCCCAAAATGAGCTAGAATCATCTCATGATCACCACCATGAACACGATCATCATCATGATCATTCCCATCATTTAGAGATAGATGGTTTTGTATCGGTTTCCTTTGAGTGCGATCGCCCTTTCAACGTAGATAAATTCCAAAACTTTATCACAGATAATATCATGGCGAAAGTATATCGAGCCAAAGGAATTTTATGGTTTGCAGAAAGCGAATTAAAACATATTTTCCAACTCAGCGGGAAACGCTATGATTTGAACACAGAAGAATGGCAAACGCCCCAGAAAAATCAGTTAGTGATGATAGGCAAAGACATATCAGCAGATAACTTAAGGGCAAAACTACAAGAGTGTATCGTTAATTAG
- the folE1 gene encoding GTP cyclohydrolase I FolE1 yields the protein MTFTESSMMKATVQENQLPSLATESRPQVTQEEMIQAVRTLLIGLGENPEREGLKDTPKRVVKALKFLTSGYDQSLDELLNGAVFHEKSNEMVLVRDIDLFSSCEHHILPILGRAHVAYIPNGKVIGLSKIARICEMYARRLQVQERLTSQIADALQGLLQPQGVAVVVEASHMCMVMRGVQKPGSWTSTSALRGVFSEDAKTRQEFMNLIQHRPTFNN from the coding sequence ATGACATTCACTGAATCCTCGATGATGAAAGCAACGGTGCAAGAAAACCAACTACCTTCTCTTGCTACGGAGTCTAGGCCTCAAGTAACGCAGGAAGAGATGATTCAAGCGGTGAGAACGTTACTGATAGGTTTGGGGGAAAATCCAGAACGGGAAGGATTGAAAGATACTCCAAAAAGAGTGGTTAAAGCTCTTAAGTTTCTTACCTCAGGTTATGATCAATCCTTGGATGAATTGCTTAATGGGGCGGTATTTCATGAGAAATCCAATGAAATGGTTTTGGTGAGGGATATTGATTTGTTTAGCTCTTGTGAACACCATATTTTGCCAATTCTTGGACGAGCGCACGTTGCTTATATTCCTAATGGTAAGGTCATTGGATTATCAAAAATTGCTCGAATTTGTGAAATGTATGCTAGAAGATTACAGGTACAAGAACGTTTAACATCTCAAATTGCTGATGCGTTACAGGGTTTATTGCAACCCCAAGGGGTGGCTGTGGTCGTGGAAGCGAGTCATATGTGTATGGTTATGCGTGGGGTACAGAAACCAGGCTCTTGGACTTCTACCAGCGCTTTGAGAGGTGTTTTTTCGGAGGACGCAAAAACCCGCCAAGAGTTTATGAATTTGATTCAGCATCGCCCTACTTTTAATAATTGA
- the exbB-2 gene encoding biopolymer transport protein ExbB produces the protein MTLAELIEKGGFSIWPLLFLSILALGTIVERIWFWSKVLVKEEQILNSIMDAATTNWGKAGEIASRYRNHPLGKYLNTPLQLDNPDPEVFHLALETGADDELSQMRKGDKILEGVIALSPLLGLLGTVLGLIRSLGSISLSDLGTASTTGVTLGIGESLISTAVGLVVAIIAVVFYRLFQAFWANQVRIFRKAGSDLELIYRQKWNVDE, from the coding sequence GTGACACTAGCAGAACTAATAGAAAAGGGTGGATTTTCCATTTGGCCTTTGTTATTCTTATCGATTCTCGCTCTAGGAACTATTGTCGAGCGCATTTGGTTTTGGTCAAAGGTTCTGGTGAAGGAGGAACAAATTTTAAATTCGATTATGGATGCGGCGACAACAAACTGGGGGAAAGCTGGAGAGATTGCTTCTCGTTATCGCAATCATCCTTTGGGAAAATATCTTAATACTCCTTTACAGTTGGATAATCCAGATCCTGAAGTATTCCATCTTGCCCTTGAAACTGGTGCAGATGATGAGCTTTCTCAAATGCGTAAGGGGGATAAAATTCTCGAAGGGGTAATTGCTTTATCTCCTCTGTTGGGTTTATTGGGTACAGTATTGGGTTTAATTCGCTCCTTGGGTTCTATTTCCCTCAGTGATTTGGGTACAGCTTCAACAACAGGGGTAACTCTTGGTATTGGTGAGTCTTTGATTTCTACTGCGGTGGGTTTAGTGGTGGCGATTATTGCGGTGGTTTTTTATCGTCTTTTTCAGGCTTTTTGGGCTAATCAGGTCAGAATTTTTCGGAAGGCTGGAAGTGATTTGGAGTTGATTTATCGTCAAAAATGGAATGTGGATGAGTAG